A genomic window from Actinomycetota bacterium includes:
- a CDS encoding serine hydrolase domain-containing protein, with protein sequence MSGLDPSLPRTVDSLVRGFIDRGTALGAQAFVAHRGRTVLDEAWGTTHDGRPVTVSTRFPVFSACKPVTATAFHIAAQRGLVAYRDPVAKVIPEFAQHGKDEVTWHHVLLHRAGVSDSSLQLIRAETFADWDAGIAAICAMPPESAPGAVVMYHPLTGSALLAEAVRRTDGRSFVDFCRDEIFAPLGMQRATWGLPAGLEAEATLAVAGAPEHEDLFRRFNSPQGLNAVLPGAGLYCRARDLGRFYRAWCSDGGGVVSPETVRLATTMHDRLGDRSGTGYGFHVGAERKDPTFRRGNLASERSFGHNGYANSTAWCDPETQVSAVFLFNLAPSEAGDRRFNLLSDAVHRAVRA encoded by the coding sequence TTGAGCGGACTGGACCCGTCGCTGCCGCGGACGGTGGACTCGCTCGTCCGCGGGTTCATCGATCGCGGGACCGCGCTGGGGGCCCAGGCCTTTGTGGCGCACCGCGGGCGGACCGTCCTGGACGAGGCATGGGGGACGACGCACGACGGCCGTCCTGTGACCGTGTCGACACGGTTCCCTGTCTTCAGTGCGTGCAAGCCGGTCACGGCCACGGCCTTCCACATCGCGGCGCAGCGGGGGCTGGTGGCTTACCGCGATCCTGTGGCGAAAGTCATCCCCGAGTTCGCGCAGCACGGCAAGGACGAGGTCACGTGGCACCACGTCCTGCTGCACCGCGCGGGCGTGTCCGACTCGTCGCTGCAACTCATCCGGGCCGAGACATTCGCCGACTGGGACGCGGGGATAGCCGCGATATGTGCGATGCCGCCGGAGTCGGCTCCCGGGGCTGTGGTGATGTACCACCCGCTCACGGGCTCCGCGCTTTTGGCCGAGGCCGTGCGGCGGACGGACGGCCGCAGCTTCGTGGACTTCTGCCGCGACGAGATCTTCGCCCCCCTCGGCATGCAGCGCGCTACGTGGGGCCTGCCCGCCGGCTTGGAGGCCGAGGCGACGCTCGCGGTCGCCGGCGCGCCCGAGCACGAGGATCTGTTCCGCAGGTTCAACTCGCCGCAGGGCCTAAACGCCGTGCTGCCGGGGGCCGGACTGTACTGCCGCGCGCGCGACCTCGGACGCTTCTACCGCGCCTGGTGCTCCGACGGCGGGGGAGTGGTGTCGCCGGAGACCGTCCGGCTCGCGACGACGATGCACGACCGGCTGGGGGACCGCTCAGGCACGGGCTACGGCTTCCACGTGGGGGCTGAGCGAAAGGACCCGACCTTCCGCCGTGGCAACCTTGCCTCAGAGCGGTCGTTCGGCCACAACGGCTACGCCAATTCGACGGCGTGGTGTGATCCGGAGACGCAGGTATCGGCCGTGTTCTTGTTCAACCTGGCCCCGAGCGAAGCGGGCGACCGCAGGTTCAACCTGCTGTCCGACGCCGTGCACCGCGCCGTGCGGGCCTAA
- a CDS encoding alpha/beta hydrolase, with product MPSPWMNEMLALPRDLELQPGHTVADALDWLTPPEPPTGMVWEPDVVYGTAGSGGRDLTLHLYRPRDVAQSRPAVVFIHGGGWAGGDPLLHVRHAAHLAAHGYTAATISYRLVDEARWPAALEDAKCAVRWVRANAAAIGVDDTRIAVCGGSAGGHLSAMTALTPGLFEGSGGNETVPSYVSAALLLYPMTDMRAPGGEFGIQDVVHNFLGGSTDALYAESSPQSYVARSAPPIRTITGSEDPITPLPMIREFHRRLDEAGPPNDLLVYEGAGHMFDVLEQYAQRCMQDMLEFFDRHLKPDPST from the coding sequence ATGCCGAGCCCGTGGATGAACGAGATGCTGGCGCTGCCGCGCGACCTGGAACTGCAGCCCGGACACACCGTGGCCGACGCGCTGGACTGGCTGACGCCGCCCGAGCCACCCACGGGAATGGTCTGGGAGCCCGACGTGGTCTACGGGACCGCCGGGAGCGGGGGCCGGGACCTGACGCTTCACCTGTACCGACCTCGCGACGTGGCGCAGTCTCGTCCCGCCGTCGTGTTCATCCACGGCGGAGGGTGGGCCGGCGGCGATCCCCTGCTTCATGTGCGCCATGCGGCGCACCTGGCCGCCCACGGCTACACGGCTGCCACGATCTCCTACCGCCTGGTGGACGAGGCTCGCTGGCCCGCTGCTCTGGAGGACGCCAAGTGTGCGGTGCGCTGGGTGCGGGCCAACGCCGCCGCCATCGGCGTGGACGACACTCGCATCGCGGTGTGCGGGGGCTCGGCCGGCGGACACCTGTCGGCCATGACCGCGCTGACGCCGGGGCTGTTCGAGGGCTCCGGCGGCAACGAGACTGTGCCCAGTTACGTCTCAGCGGCGTTGCTGCTGTATCCCATGACCGACATGCGGGCACCGGGGGGGGAGTTCGGGATCCAGGACGTGGTCCACAACTTTCTGGGCGGCTCAACCGACGCGCTGTACGCCGAGTCGTCGCCCCAGTCCTACGTCGCGCGCTCGGCCCCCCCGATACGCACGATCACCGGAAGCGAGGACCCGATCACGCCGCTTCCGATGATCCGGGAGTTCCACAGGCGTTTGGACGAAGCCGGGCCCCCCAACGATCTGCTCGTGTACGAGGGGGCCGGCCACATGTTCGACGTGCTCGAGCAGTACGCGCAGCGCTGCATGCAGGACATGCTCGAGTTCTTCGACCGCCACCTCAAACCGGACCCGTCCACGTAA